A DNA window from Solirubrobacterales bacterium contains the following coding sequences:
- the pstB gene encoding phosphate ABC transporter ATP-binding protein, with product MIENFETFSRALDAEAVPRRVKISGADADAPSVRPTRQPVTPVFEVRNANVFYGAKQALADVTTNLNRNIATALIGPSGCGKSTFLRSLNRMNDSVKGFRIDGDVLYHGNDLYHPSANRIEVRRRIGMVFQKPNPFPKSIYDNIAWGARNLGMKDNLDDRVEKALRQAALWDEVKDRLKQSALGLSGGQQQRLCIARALAIEPEVLLLDEPASALDPIATLKIEDLVHELKHRYTIVIVTHNMQQAARVADRTCFFSLEEKDGKNVGALIEDDWTDVVFTNPSDNRTRDYVSGRFG from the coding sequence ATGATCGAGAACTTCGAAACGTTCAGTCGTGCGCTGGACGCTGAGGCCGTTCCCCGGCGCGTGAAGATCTCCGGAGCGGATGCTGACGCCCCATCCGTGCGGCCGACCCGGCAGCCCGTCACCCCCGTCTTCGAGGTCCGCAACGCCAACGTCTTCTACGGCGCCAAGCAGGCGCTCGCGGACGTCACAACCAATCTCAATCGCAACATCGCGACGGCGCTGATCGGACCGTCCGGCTGTGGCAAGTCAACATTCTTGCGCTCGCTGAACCGCATGAACGATTCAGTCAAGGGTTTCCGGATCGATGGCGACGTGTTGTATCACGGGAACGATCTCTACCACCCGTCGGCCAACCGCATCGAGGTGCGTCGCCGCATCGGGATGGTGTTCCAGAAGCCGAACCCGTTCCCCAAGTCGATCTATGACAACATCGCCTGGGGTGCGCGCAATCTTGGGATGAAGGACAACCTCGACGATCGCGTCGAGAAGGCTTTGCGCCAGGCGGCGCTGTGGGACGAGGTCAAGGACCGCTTGAAGCAGAGCGCCCTCGGACTTTCAGGTGGACAGCAGCAGCGGCTCTGCATCGCTCGCGCCCTCGCGATCGAACCGGAAGTGCTGTTGCTCGACGAGCCGGCCTCGGCGCTCGACCCGATTGCGACGCTGAAAATCGAAGACCTCGTGCACGAGCTCAAGCACCGTTACACGATCGTAATCGTCACTCACAACATGCAGCAGGCCGCGCGCGTGGCCGACCGCACGTGCTTCTTCTCGCTCGAAGAGAAGGACGGCAAGAACGTCGGCGCGCTGATCGAGGACGACTGGACCGACGTGGTCTTCACCAACCCGTCGGACAACCGCACGCGCGACTACGTCTCCGGGCGCTTCGGCTGA
- a CDS encoding zinc ribbon domain-containing protein, which yields MKSPIGVRKKDEQSASGKSITVTSATPSQFPAPPPISPAADTQETIDLERRRAQLSAKVAELQWDLGGLTYEMASRNRMRPDVLVKRAAELQEVDAELGEIERILRMERTGVAALCLTCGAPHSAGAVYCWQCGTSLLEKVPGATIAARNLG from the coding sequence TTGAAATCGCCAATCGGAGTCCGCAAGAAGGACGAGCAGTCCGCTTCCGGCAAGAGCATCACCGTGACGAGCGCCACGCCATCCCAGTTTCCTGCGCCGCCGCCAATCTCTCCTGCGGCCGACACCCAGGAAACGATCGATCTCGAGCGTCGGCGCGCGCAGCTTTCGGCCAAGGTCGCAGAACTCCAGTGGGACCTAGGCGGCCTCACCTACGAGATGGCCAGCCGCAACCGCATGCGCCCTGACGTCCTGGTCAAGCGCGCGGCTGAACTTCAAGAAGTAGACGCCGAGCTCGGCGAGATCGAACGAATCCTCAGGATGGAGCGCACGGGCGTGGCAGCACTTTGCCTGACCTGCGGCGCACCGCACAGCGCTGGCGCCGTCTACTGCTGGCAGTGCGGCACGTCGTTACTCGAGAAGGTTCCGGGCGCCACAATCGCCGCCCGGAACCTCGGGTAG